Proteins from one Haloarchaeobius litoreus genomic window:
- the sppA gene encoding signal peptide peptidase SppA, with protein MSATTRLGRLVVTVLGTVFGVLVGLFLFQVLPDTGFGTVEVLLTLATALAFAVVSGRFARNAFPAYNVAEVAVEGPITRDGGGSLVSSPVGATADEIVEQIDRADDDGAVDALLVKLNTPGGEVVPSDDIRLAAERFEGPTVAYTNDLCASGGYWIASGCDELWARDGTLVGSIGVRMGNLNLKEFGDRVGIDYNELTAGEYKNAGSPFEEFTEDDREYLQDLVDSWYDEFVDVVAEGRGLEDELVRETEARVYLGEEASELGLVDDLGTSDDVEARVETLLGEPVTVEEFRPHRRLRARAMLGATRVAYAAGAGVASVVGGDDGVELRL; from the coding sequence ATGAGTGCAACGACGCGGCTCGGGCGGCTGGTTGTGACGGTTCTCGGGACGGTGTTCGGCGTGCTGGTCGGACTGTTCCTGTTCCAGGTCCTCCCGGACACGGGGTTCGGGACCGTGGAGGTACTGCTGACGCTGGCGACGGCGCTGGCGTTCGCGGTCGTCTCGGGGCGGTTCGCCCGGAACGCGTTCCCGGCGTACAACGTCGCGGAGGTCGCCGTGGAGGGGCCGATCACCCGCGACGGCGGGGGCTCGCTCGTCAGCTCGCCCGTCGGGGCGACGGCGGACGAGATCGTCGAGCAGATCGACCGCGCGGACGACGACGGCGCGGTCGACGCACTGCTGGTGAAGCTGAACACGCCCGGAGGCGAGGTGGTACCGAGCGACGACATCCGACTCGCCGCCGAACGGTTCGAGGGACCGACGGTGGCGTACACGAACGACCTCTGTGCCAGTGGTGGCTACTGGATCGCGAGCGGCTGTGACGAGTTGTGGGCGCGCGACGGCACACTCGTGGGTAGCATCGGGGTCCGGATGGGCAACCTGAACCTCAAGGAGTTCGGCGACCGCGTCGGCATCGACTACAACGAGCTGACCGCCGGCGAGTACAAGAACGCGGGCTCCCCGTTCGAGGAGTTCACCGAGGACGACCGGGAGTACCTCCAGGACCTCGTCGACAGCTGGTACGACGAGTTCGTCGACGTGGTCGCCGAGGGCCGCGGGCTGGAGGACGAGCTGGTCCGGGAGACCGAGGCGCGGGTGTACCTCGGCGAGGAGGCCAGCGAGCTGGGGCTCGTGGACGACCTCGGCACCAGCGACGACGTGGAAGCTCGCGTCGAGACGTTGCTCGGCGAGCCGGTCACCGTCGAGGAGTTCCGCCCGCATCGCCGCCTCCGGGCCCGGGCGATGCTGGGTGCCACGCGGGTGGCCTACGCCGCGGGCGCAGGCGTCGCGAGCGTCGTCGGTGGGGACGACGGGGTCGAGCTACGGCTGTAG
- a CDS encoding DUF373 family protein, with the protein MATLVVCVDRTDDIGRKTGLKTPVVGWEAVRSLVTDVGLADPEDSSVNTLLETLRVARDLRDADEETVVAVVSGASESVVGADRAVGQQLDGLLETHDIESAVVVIDSAEDERLVPVVESRLRVDSVDRVVVRQARDIESTYYLLKQFLADEELRQTVLVPLGVALVAFPVLALWRGPAVGAATITAVVGLFLLYKGFAVDDVVKGVAQRTQTALYSGNVSVVTYVVAAGLTMVGLFVGALAVSDLENAEGVVIPAMQFVFDAVPWLAMAGVTASVGRLLDEAIGSEDVPRATINIPFLLVSVGLVVRGFAAYFLERAAYIGSVRIPELAVGASSLGPFVLSAGERLASYVVAAVLLALVGVRVASVLSSNTVDEAEAEAELEHGS; encoded by the coding sequence GTGGCTACCCTGGTCGTCTGCGTCGACCGCACCGACGATATCGGGCGGAAGACGGGGCTGAAGACGCCGGTCGTTGGCTGGGAGGCCGTTCGGTCGCTGGTCACCGACGTGGGGCTCGCCGACCCCGAAGATTCGAGCGTCAACACGCTGCTGGAGACCCTCCGCGTCGCCCGGGACCTCCGTGACGCCGACGAGGAGACGGTCGTGGCGGTCGTCTCGGGGGCGAGCGAGTCGGTCGTCGGTGCCGACCGCGCCGTCGGCCAGCAACTCGACGGGTTGCTGGAGACCCACGACATCGAGTCCGCGGTCGTCGTCATCGACAGCGCGGAGGACGAACGGCTCGTCCCGGTCGTCGAGTCACGACTCCGCGTCGACAGCGTCGACCGCGTCGTCGTCAGGCAGGCCCGGGACATCGAGTCGACGTACTACCTGCTGAAGCAGTTCCTCGCCGACGAGGAGCTCAGACAGACGGTGCTCGTGCCGCTGGGCGTCGCGCTCGTCGCGTTCCCGGTGCTGGCGCTCTGGCGCGGCCCCGCCGTCGGTGCGGCGACCATCACCGCCGTCGTCGGCCTGTTCCTGCTGTACAAGGGCTTCGCGGTCGACGACGTGGTGAAGGGCGTCGCCCAGCGCACACAGACCGCGCTCTACTCCGGCAACGTCTCCGTCGTCACCTACGTCGTCGCGGCGGGGCTGACGATGGTCGGGCTGTTCGTCGGTGCGCTCGCCGTCTCGGACCTGGAGAACGCCGAGGGCGTCGTCATCCCGGCGATGCAGTTCGTCTTCGACGCCGTCCCGTGGCTGGCGATGGCGGGCGTCACCGCGAGCGTCGGCCGTCTGCTGGACGAGGCCATCGGCTCCGAGGACGTCCCACGGGCGACGATCAACATCCCGTTCCTCCTCGTGTCGGTCGGGCTGGTCGTCCGCGGCTTCGCGGCGTACTTCCTCGAACGCGCGGCGTACATCGGGTCGGTCCGCATCCCCGAACTGGCTGTCGGCGCGAGCTCGCTGGGGCCGTTCGTCCTCAGCGCTGGTGAGCGCCTCGCCTCGTACGTCGTCGCCGCGGTCCTGCTCGCGCTGGTCGGCGTCCGTGTCGCCTCCGTGCTGTCGAGCAACACCGTCGACGAGGCGGAAGCCGAGGCCGAGCTCGAACACGGTTCGTAG
- a CDS encoding diphthine--ammonia ligase — translation MTDTGSWVGLFSGGKDSSWAVYRALAEGLPVSHLLTVHPEGDSYMYHVPATELTALAAESIGIEHVNVSPDDFDAASAEDAGAQGDAELEPLEAALTDLAADLDGGLAGVTAGAVESEFQTSRIQAMADRLGCEVFAPLWQEDPVELAEAMLDAGFEITVLQVAAHGLDESWLGRTLDGEAFAELQELHEEYGVHVLGEGGEFETFVTDGPHMERAIELTYETVWEGTRGHIEITDARLA, via the coding sequence ATGACCGACACCGGCTCGTGGGTGGGGCTGTTCTCCGGCGGGAAGGACTCCTCGTGGGCAGTCTACCGTGCGCTGGCGGAGGGCCTGCCCGTCTCGCACCTGCTGACGGTTCACCCCGAGGGCGACTCCTACATGTACCACGTCCCGGCGACCGAGCTCACCGCGCTGGCCGCCGAGAGCATCGGCATCGAGCACGTGAACGTCTCCCCCGACGACTTCGACGCCGCCAGCGCCGAGGACGCCGGTGCCCAGGGCGACGCCGAGCTCGAACCGCTCGAAGCGGCGCTGACCGACCTCGCGGCCGACCTCGACGGCGGGCTGGCGGGTGTCACTGCCGGGGCCGTCGAGAGCGAGTTCCAGACCTCGCGCATCCAGGCGATGGCCGACCGGCTCGGGTGCGAGGTGTTCGCGCCGCTCTGGCAGGAGGACCCCGTCGAACTCGCCGAGGCGATGCTCGACGCCGGCTTCGAGATCACCGTCCTGCAGGTCGCCGCGCACGGGCTGGACGAGTCCTGGCTGGGGCGCACGCTGGACGGCGAGGCGTTCGCGGAGCTGCAGGAACTCCACGAGGAATACGGCGTCCACGTGCTCGGTGAGGGCGGCGAGTTCGAGACGTTCGTGACGGACGGGCCGCACATGGAGCGGGCCATCGAACTGACGTACGAGACGGTGTGGGAGGGGACGCGGGGGCACATCGAGATCACCGATGCGCGGCTGGCGTAG
- a CDS encoding sugar phosphate nucleotidyltransferase: protein MKAVVLAGGYATRLWPITKHRPKMFLPVGDSTVIDQIFEELERDDRVDEVFVSTNERFAGEFETHLAESEFEKPTLSVEETTEEDEKFGVIGALAQLVDREGVDDDLLVIAGDNLISFDVSEFIDFFQAKAAPTIAAYDVGSKERAKSYGLVDLEGDRVVDFQEKPDDPKSTLVSIACYGFTAESVGLLEEYLAGDNNPDEPGWFVQWLQARQPTYAFTFEGAWFDIGTPESYLDAVAWYLDGENHVAESATLSGSSLGENVHIMGDAELVDSHVDNSVVFPTATIVESDIRDSIIDEETHLDNLDLAGALIGAHTRITNGH from the coding sequence ATGAAAGCAGTCGTCCTTGCTGGTGGGTACGCGACGCGTCTCTGGCCGATCACGAAACATCGGCCGAAGATGTTCCTCCCGGTCGGTGACTCGACGGTCATCGACCAGATATTCGAGGAGCTCGAACGGGACGACCGCGTCGACGAGGTGTTCGTCAGCACGAACGAACGCTTCGCCGGCGAGTTCGAGACACATCTCGCGGAGAGCGAGTTCGAGAAGCCGACCCTCTCGGTCGAGGAGACCACGGAGGAGGACGAGAAGTTCGGTGTCATCGGCGCGCTCGCGCAGCTCGTCGACCGCGAGGGCGTCGACGACGACCTGCTGGTCATCGCCGGGGACAACCTCATCAGCTTCGACGTGAGCGAGTTCATCGACTTCTTCCAGGCGAAGGCGGCCCCGACCATCGCCGCCTACGACGTCGGCTCGAAGGAGCGGGCGAAGTCCTACGGCCTCGTCGACCTCGAGGGCGACCGCGTCGTCGACTTCCAGGAGAAGCCCGACGACCCCAAGAGCACGCTCGTCTCCATCGCCTGCTACGGCTTCACCGCCGAGTCCGTCGGGCTGCTGGAGGAGTACCTCGCCGGCGACAACAACCCGGACGAGCCGGGCTGGTTCGTCCAGTGGCTCCAGGCCCGCCAGCCCACCTACGCCTTCACCTTCGAGGGCGCGTGGTTCGACATCGGCACGCCCGAGTCCTACCTCGACGCCGTCGCCTGGTACCTCGACGGCGAGAACCACGTCGCCGAATCAGCGACGCTCTCCGGGAGCAGCCTCGGCGAGAACGTCCACATCATGGGGGACGCCGAACTCGTCGACAGTCACGTCGACAACTCGGTCGTCTTCCCCACCGCGACCATCGTCGAGTCCGACATCCGCGACTCCATCATCGACGAGGAGACCCACCTCGACAACCTCGACCTCGCCGGCGCGCTCATCGGTGCGCACACGAGGATCACGAACGGGCACTGA
- a CDS encoding transcriptional regulator codes for MREADETTRQRITDRLRAEAATPSVLATEFDVTAGAALRHVEHISQSLGPTDEQLLVAPPECRECGFTDFDDLLNRPSRCPECKSESVAEPTFTVR; via the coding sequence ATGCGTGAAGCAGACGAGACGACGCGACAGCGCATCACCGATCGGCTCCGGGCGGAGGCGGCCACGCCGAGCGTGCTGGCGACGGAGTTCGACGTGACTGCCGGTGCCGCGCTCCGGCACGTCGAACACATCTCGCAGTCGCTCGGGCCGACAGACGAGCAGCTGCTCGTCGCGCCGCCGGAGTGTCGGGAATGCGGGTTCACCGACTTCGACGACCTGCTCAACCGACCGTCGCGCTGCCCCGAGTGCAAGAGCGAGTCGGTGGCCGAGCCGACGTTCACCGTCCGGTAG
- a CDS encoding Rieske (2Fe-2S) protein: protein MDETRRIAPVEDVPSESTLLFTVRELDADEEREAILHRRDDGVVAWLNYCQHLTHIKIDKGSGAPMRDDELVCANHGAMFESESGLCTYGPCEGAYLNALDVTVADGAVYLDEEDHELVGLGGVDADGSADLTSTSNVEF, encoded by the coding sequence ATGGACGAAACACGCCGCATCGCACCGGTCGAGGACGTGCCCAGCGAGTCGACGCTCCTGTTCACCGTCCGGGAGCTGGACGCCGACGAGGAGCGCGAGGCCATCCTCCACCGCCGCGACGACGGGGTCGTCGCCTGGCTCAACTACTGCCAGCACCTCACCCACATCAAGATCGACAAGGGCTCGGGTGCACCGATGCGGGACGACGAGCTCGTCTGCGCGAACCACGGCGCGATGTTCGAGTCGGAGAGCGGTCTGTGCACCTACGGACCGTGCGAAGGTGCGTACCTCAACGCGCTCGACGTGACCGTCGCCGACGGCGCGGTGTACCTCGACGAGGAGGACCACGAGCTCGTCGGCCTCGGCGGCGTCGACGCGGACGGGTCGGCCGACCTGACCTCGACGTCGAACGTCGAGTTCTGA
- a CDS encoding saccharopine dehydrogenase family protein produces MSELLVYGSYGYTGALVAEKAVREGLDPILAGRSRETVEAQAEELDCRERVFEAENPATVADYLEGVDVVLNCAGPFVHTAEPFVEACLTTGVHYLDITGEWQVFRDIAERDEHASATGVMLLPGVGFDVVPSDCLAAHLHDRLPSATELSLALGGMGGTSRGTAMTMVENIAEDGVVRRDGELVRVPTAHEDREIPFSYGERTAMAIPWGDVVTAYHSTGIPNVTVYSETHPKTVTRLRRFRKLLPLLGTTPAQKLLRWLVDRRIDGPDEQQLDEGSGELWGEATDGEDRVVSRLRTPNPYTLTRDTALLTAKRALDGDAPAGFQTPSTAYGADLVLEVSGVERTDVGGV; encoded by the coding sequence ATGAGCGAACTCCTCGTCTACGGCTCGTACGGCTACACCGGCGCACTCGTCGCGGAGAAGGCGGTCAGGGAGGGGCTGGACCCGATTCTCGCCGGTCGGTCGCGCGAGACGGTCGAGGCACAGGCCGAGGAGCTCGACTGCCGGGAGCGCGTCTTCGAGGCCGAGAACCCCGCGACCGTGGCGGACTACCTGGAGGGCGTCGACGTGGTGCTGAACTGCGCCGGTCCGTTCGTCCACACCGCGGAACCGTTCGTCGAGGCCTGTCTCACGACCGGCGTCCACTACCTCGACATCACCGGCGAGTGGCAGGTGTTCCGCGACATCGCCGAGCGGGACGAGCACGCGAGCGCGACGGGAGTGATGCTCCTTCCCGGCGTCGGATTCGACGTGGTTCCCTCGGACTGCCTCGCCGCGCACCTCCACGACCGACTCCCATCGGCGACGGAGCTATCGCTCGCCCTCGGCGGGATGGGTGGCACCTCCCGCGGGACGGCGATGACGATGGTCGAGAACATCGCCGAGGACGGCGTGGTCCGCCGCGACGGCGAGCTCGTCCGCGTACCGACCGCCCACGAGGACCGTGAGATACCGTTCAGCTACGGCGAGCGCACCGCGATGGCCATCCCCTGGGGCGACGTGGTGACCGCCTACCACTCGACTGGCATCCCGAACGTCACGGTGTACTCCGAGACCCACCCGAAGACGGTCACCCGACTCCGACGGTTCCGGAAGCTGCTCCCGCTGCTCGGGACCACCCCCGCCCAGAAGCTCCTCAGGTGGCTCGTCGACCGACGGATCGATGGCCCCGACGAGCAGCAGCTCGACGAGGGTTCGGGCGAGCTCTGGGGTGAAGCGACCGACGGCGAGGACCGTGTCGTCTCACGACTCAGGACACCGAACCCGTACACGCTGACCCGCGATACAGCACTCCTCACCGCGAAACGTGCACTCGACGGCGACGCCCCTGCCGGGTTCCAGACGCCCTCGACCGCGTACGGGGCCGACCTCGTCCTCGAGGTGTCTGGTGTCGAACGCACCGACGTGGGCGGCGTTTAA
- a CDS encoding aminotransferase class IV — MQYHVDGDLVPAESATVNVRDRGFQYGDAAFETMRAYGGSIFELDAHLDRLAATCDELSLDHGLADGDLRERIDETHAANDLADAYVKLSITRGIQPGTLTAQPDVDPTVVVIVKPLPRGGVGSTPVWDDHAVVQTTKTRKPAANALPPGAKTHNYLNGILARNELVDGSDEALLRDGDGFVAEGAASNLFFVTDSGLHTPTADLPLLPGITRSAVVDLAREESIPVLQGRYEPSEVREADEVFLTNTTWELRPVATVDGIDVGGGPVTTLLQRRFDALVERRHYGGERLSPGETAADEPSDDSTGE, encoded by the coding sequence ATGCAGTACCACGTAGACGGCGACCTCGTGCCGGCTGAATCGGCGACCGTGAACGTCCGCGACCGCGGCTTCCAGTACGGCGACGCCGCGTTCGAGACGATGCGGGCCTACGGTGGCTCCATCTTCGAGCTCGACGCACACCTCGACCGGCTGGCCGCGACCTGCGACGAGCTCTCGCTGGACCACGGGCTGGCCGACGGCGACCTCCGCGAGCGGATCGACGAGACGCACGCCGCCAACGACCTCGCCGACGCCTACGTCAAGCTCTCCATCACCAGGGGCATCCAGCCCGGGACCCTGACGGCGCAACCCGATGTGGACCCGACGGTGGTCGTCATCGTGAAGCCACTGCCGCGGGGCGGTGTCGGCAGCACCCCTGTCTGGGACGACCACGCCGTCGTCCAGACCACGAAGACGCGAAAACCGGCGGCGAACGCGCTCCCGCCGGGGGCGAAGACCCACAACTACCTCAACGGCATCCTCGCCCGGAACGAGCTCGTCGACGGGTCGGACGAGGCGCTGCTCCGGGACGGCGACGGCTTCGTCGCGGAGGGAGCGGCGAGCAACCTGTTCTTCGTCACCGACAGCGGGCTGCACACGCCGACGGCGGACCTGCCGCTGCTGCCGGGCATCACGCGCTCGGCCGTCGTCGATCTGGCACGGGAGGAGAGCATCCCGGTGCTGCAGGGTCGGTACGAACCGAGCGAGGTCCGCGAGGCCGACGAGGTGTTCCTCACGAACACGACGTGGGAGCTGCGGCCGGTCGCCACCGTCGACGGCATCGACGTCGGCGGTGGGCCGGTGACGACGCTGCTGCAGCGGCGGTTCGACGCGCTGGTCGAGCGTCGCCACTACGGCGGCGAACGGCTGTCACCCGGGGAGACGGCAGCTGACGAGCCGTCCGACGACTCGACTGGGGAATAG
- a CDS encoding anthranilate synthase component II, translating to MTTVLVVDNYDSFAYNLVQYVGELADEVVVRRNDAIDVHDIRDLDPDGIVVSPGPGTPAEAGVSIPIFAELSYPTLGVCLGHQALCSANGAPVVNAPEVVHGKPSIVRHDGAGIFTDLPERIRVGRYHSLAVERDDLPDSLVETAATADERDVLMAVRHRERPHIGVQFHPESILTGEATERETGQALSLRIGKQLVANFLDTCSTT from the coding sequence ATGACGACGGTGCTCGTCGTCGACAACTACGACTCGTTCGCGTACAACCTCGTCCAGTACGTCGGCGAACTCGCCGACGAGGTGGTCGTTCGCCGGAACGACGCCATCGACGTGCACGACATCCGTGACCTCGACCCGGACGGTATCGTCGTCTCGCCGGGGCCGGGGACGCCGGCCGAGGCGGGCGTCTCCATCCCGATATTCGCGGAGCTCTCGTATCCGACGCTCGGCGTCTGTCTCGGCCATCAGGCGCTCTGTTCCGCTAACGGCGCACCGGTCGTGAACGCCCCCGAGGTCGTCCACGGGAAGCCGTCCATCGTCCGGCACGACGGAGCCGGCATCTTCACCGACCTGCCGGAGCGCATCCGGGTCGGGCGGTACCACTCGCTCGCGGTCGAGCGCGACGACCTGCCCGACTCACTGGTCGAGACGGCGGCCACGGCCGACGAACGCGACGTGCTGATGGCGGTCCGGCACCGCGAGCGACCCCACATCGGCGTGCAGTTCCACCCGGAGAGCATCCTCACCGGCGAGGCGACCGAACGCGAGACGGGGCAGGCGCTCTCGCTCCGGATCGGGAAACAGCTCGTTGCCAACTTCCTCGACACATGCAGTACCACGTAG
- the pabB gene encoding aminodeoxychorismate synthase, component I, whose translation MTTPHVVTNRDSFVATAADTPADVRVPVEVTVAVADPFGAYRRARIGEWDAYLETTGGQSGWGHFAVDPVDRLTAAPDAHALDGPSPSLDALDGLLDGESLVRGGCDVPYPCGAVGWLSYDIARELESLPGDAADDRGLPRLQVGVYDRMASWREPLDDDAATTLRITACPRVGDDPDDAFECGRERALELAHRATDGDPAFPDPPVDADDVTFESDCGRDVYADRVRAVQRYVHDGDTFQANISQRLVAPAAVHPVPAYDALREVNPAPYSGLIEFPGIDLVSASPELLLERDGDDVRTEPIAGTRPRGATDDEDGDLEADLTADEKERAEHAMLVDLERNDLGKVCRYGSVDVAEYRRVDRYAEVMHLVSNVVGELRPDASLADTVAAVFPGGTITGAPKPRTMAIIDELESTRRGPYTGSMGIFGFDGRATLNIVIRTLVRHGDEYHLRVGAGIVHDSVPEREYAETLDKARALVTAVDDALGDRAAMAVAGEEQSDSEGRPMGEEVDR comes from the coding sequence ATGACCACACCCCACGTCGTGACGAACCGTGATTCGTTCGTCGCGACCGCCGCCGACACACCCGCCGACGTGCGGGTTCCCGTCGAGGTGACCGTCGCCGTGGCGGATCCGTTCGGTGCCTACCGGCGGGCACGGATCGGCGAGTGGGACGCCTACCTCGAGACCACCGGCGGCCAGTCCGGCTGGGGCCACTTCGCGGTCGACCCCGTCGATCGGCTCACCGCCGCCCCCGACGCCCACGCCCTCGACGGCCCGTCGCCGTCGCTCGACGCGCTCGACGGCCTGCTCGACGGTGAGTCACTCGTCCGTGGCGGCTGCGACGTGCCGTACCCGTGTGGCGCCGTCGGCTGGCTCTCATACGACATCGCCCGGGAACTCGAGTCACTCCCCGGCGATGCAGCCGACGACCGGGGGCTCCCGCGGCTCCAGGTCGGCGTCTACGACCGGATGGCCAGCTGGCGCGAGCCACTCGACGACGACGCGGCGACGACACTCCGAATCACCGCGTGTCCCCGCGTCGGCGACGACCCCGACGACGCCTTCGAGTGCGGCCGCGAACGAGCCCTCGAGCTCGCCCATCGTGCGACGGACGGCGATCCCGCGTTCCCGGACCCGCCCGTCGATGCGGACGACGTGACCTTCGAGAGCGACTGCGGCCGGGACGTCTACGCCGACCGCGTCAGGGCCGTCCAGCGATACGTCCACGACGGCGACACCTTCCAGGCGAACATCTCACAGCGACTCGTCGCGCCAGCGGCGGTCCACCCGGTCCCGGCCTACGACGCTCTCCGCGAGGTGAACCCGGCACCGTACTCGGGACTCATCGAGTTCCCCGGCATCGACCTCGTCAGCGCGAGCCCGGAGCTACTGCTGGAGCGCGACGGCGACGACGTCAGGACGGAACCCATCGCCGGCACCAGACCGCGCGGCGCGACCGACGACGAGGACGGGGACCTCGAAGCCGACCTCACGGCCGACGAGAAGGAGCGGGCCGAGCACGCGATGCTGGTCGACCTCGAGCGGAACGACCTCGGGAAGGTGTGCCGCTACGGCAGCGTCGACGTGGCCGAGTACCGACGCGTCGACCGCTACGCCGAGGTGATGCATCTCGTCTCGAACGTCGTCGGCGAACTCCGACCGGACGCGTCGCTCGCCGATACCGTCGCCGCGGTCTTCCCCGGCGGCACTATCACTGGCGCGCCCAAGCCCCGGACGATGGCCATCATCGACGAACTGGAGTCGACACGTCGCGGGCCGTACACCGGCAGCATGGGCATCTTCGGCTTCGACGGCCGCGCGACGCTCAACATCGTCATCCGGACGCTCGTCCGCCACGGCGACGAGTACCACCTGCGGGTCGGCGCGGGCATCGTCCACGACTCCGTTCCGGAACGCGAGTACGCCGAGACGCTCGACAAGGCACGGGCGCTCGTGACCGCCGTGGACGACGCGCTCGGCGACCGTGCCGCGATGGCCGTCGCCGGTGAGGAGCAATCGGACAGTGAGGGCCGGCCGATGGGCGAGGAGGTGGACCGATGA
- a CDS encoding helix-hairpin-helix domain-containing protein: protein MALLKKLKSLFGLDDGSQPESSRDVGVTVEKERRAGATAGSATEGDDGGSTTEHTTDETETTDEAAETTDETAETTDQTAEAADETAETADEEESEPVQEVKGIGPAYADRLGTVGIETIADLAEADPEAVAAETDISETRVTEWVKRAKARS, encoded by the coding sequence ATGGCACTGCTCAAGAAGTTGAAGTCGCTCTTCGGACTCGACGACGGGTCGCAGCCGGAGTCCTCCCGTGACGTCGGCGTCACGGTCGAGAAGGAACGGCGGGCCGGAGCCACAGCCGGGTCGGCGACGGAGGGTGACGACGGCGGTTCGACCACGGAGCACACGACCGACGAGACCGAGACGACCGACGAGGCGGCCGAGACAACCGACGAGACGGCCGAGACGACTGACCAGACGGCCGAGGCTGCCGACGAGACAGCCGAAACGGCCGACGAGGAGGAGTCCGAGCCCGTGCAGGAGGTCAAGGGCATCGGTCCCGCCTACGCCGACCGACTCGGAACCGTCGGTATCGAGACCATCGCAGACCTCGCCGAGGCCGACCCCGAAGCGGTCGCCGCGGAGACCGATATCTCGGAGACCCGCGTCACGGAGTGGGTCAAGCGAGCGAAGGCCCGCAGCTAG
- a CDS encoding shikimate dehydrogenase has product MQVFGLVGNPVGHSLSPPMHEAAYAAHDIDARYVTFEPAPDDLAAAVEGARALGVSGLNVTVPYKERVHGLVAVDDLAGRIGAVNTVDFTGDRPTGHNTDAAGARRALEAEGDADLDGADAVVVGAGGAGRAVAHGLADAGATVAIANRTEERAVGLASDVPAATGHGLDALPGLLADATVLVNATSVGMEEDETPVPGDALHADLVVLDAVYAPLETRLLRDAAAAGATTVDGAWMLLYQGAEAFELWTGRPAPVAAMDDALRTHLRDDRYRV; this is encoded by the coding sequence ATGCAGGTGTTCGGACTCGTCGGCAACCCCGTCGGCCACTCGCTGTCGCCACCGATGCATGAGGCGGCGTACGCGGCCCACGACATCGACGCCCGGTACGTCACCTTCGAGCCCGCGCCGGACGACCTCGCGGCTGCCGTCGAGGGTGCCCGGGCGCTCGGCGTCAGCGGGCTGAACGTCACCGTCCCGTACAAGGAGCGCGTCCACGGACTCGTCGCGGTCGACGACCTCGCCGGACGCATCGGTGCGGTCAACACCGTGGACTTCACCGGCGACCGGCCGACCGGTCACAACACCGACGCGGCCGGGGCTCGCCGCGCACTCGAAGCGGAGGGCGACGCCGACCTCGACGGAGCCGACGCCGTCGTCGTCGGCGCTGGTGGTGCCGGCCGAGCCGTCGCACACGGCCTCGCCGACGCGGGCGCGACCGTCGCCATCGCGAACCGGACCGAGGAGCGGGCCGTCGGCCTCGCGAGCGACGTCCCGGCCGCGACGGGCCACGGGCTCGACGCCCTCCCCGGCCTCCTCGCCGACGCGACCGTCCTCGTGAACGCGACCAGCGTCGGCATGGAGGAAGACGAGACGCCGGTCCCCGGCGACGCGCTCCACGCCGACCTCGTCGTCCTCGACGCGGTGTACGCACCGCTCGAGACACGGCTCCTGCGCGACGCCGCCGCAGCCGGCGCGACGACGGTCGACGGCGCGTGGATGCTGCTGTATCAGGGAGCGGAGGCGTTCGAGCTGTGGACGGGGAGGCCGGCACCCGTTGCCGCCATGGACGATGCGCTGCGGACACACCTCCGAGACGACAGGTATCGGGTTTAA